DNA from Microbacterium foliorum:
TGCGAAACTGACCCCGCCTGGCGGGCACGCGAGCGGATGCGGGCACACGAGCGGATGCGGGCACGAGCGGATGCGAGCACCCGCCGCGCGGACCCGACGCGGGCACCGCCGCGCGGACGCGCCGGATCAGAGCGAGTGGGCGAGCACCGCGCCGGCCTCGCGCAACCACCGCGCGGGTTCGGCGAGCGCGGCATCGGCCGACCCCGCGAGGTCGGTCAACGACGCGGATGCCGCGAAGACCCCCGTGTCGGCGTCGGCGGTGATCCGTCCGGCAGCGAGCAGGGGCGTCACCCCGGCCCCGGTCGCGAGGGCGGCGATGAACGAGGGCACCTTGCCGTCGCCGGACTGCCCGTCGTACGACCCTTCCCCCGTGATGACCACATCGGCGTCGGCGACGGCATCCGCCAGTCCGATCAGGTCGGCCACCTCGGCCGCACCGGGAGCGAGGGTCGCCCCCCAGACGACGAGTGCTCCGCCGGTTCCGCCGGCGGCTCCCGTGCCGGGCAGAGCCGGATCGAGGGCGAGCAGCTCGGCGAGGCGCGCGAGCGCGGCATCCACTCCCGCGATGTCGTCGGCGGCGAGCCCCTTCTGCGGACCGAACACGGCAGCGGCCCCGCGGCCGCCGGTGAGCGGGTTGGTGACGTCGGTGAGCACCCGCACCTCGGGGGCCGCGCGCAGCCCGGCCAGATCGACGGAGGCGATGTCGGCGAGTCCCCGCGCTCCGCGCGCGACCGGCATCCCGCCCCGGTCGAGGAACCGGGCGCCGAGGGCAGCCAGCATGCCGGTTCCCCCGTCGGTCGACGCACTGGAGCCGATGCCGACCACCAGGCGCGAGACGCCGTGGTCGAGGGCGGCGACGATCGCCTGCCCGAAACCTGTCGTATCGGCATCCCAGGGGCGCAGCCGCGCGAGCAGTTCGATGCCCGAGGTCGACGCCAGATCGACGACGGCGGTGCCGCCGGGGGTCTCGCCGGTCGGCGGCAGCAGCAGCCAGCTCGTCTCGACGCGAGACCCCGCGGGTCCGTCGACCGCGACCGGCATCATCCGCGCGCCGGGCACCGCAGCCGCGAACGCCGCCACGGTGCCCTCGCCGCCGTCCGCCATCGGCCGGTGCACGAACGTGGCCGAGGGATCGACCGACGCCCACCCCTCGGCGAGGGATGCCGCAGCATCCGCCGCCGTGATCGTGCCCTTGAAGCTGTCGGGCGCGAGGACCACTCGGGTCATCGGGTGAGGCCGGGGGTGCTCGCGCGCACGGTGACCTCGAGCGGCAGCGGCGCCTGCGTCCAGTCGGCGTCGACCGTCGCGCGGAAGGCCTGGTAGCCGACCTCGGTCAGCGGCACGCGCACGGTCGTCAGCGCCGGGCTCACGTCACTGCTGGAGGGCACGTCGTCGAAGCCGCACACCGCGATGTCGGTGCCGATCTCGCGTCCTGCGTCGCGGATCGCCGCCATCGCGCCGATCGCGACGACGTCACTCATGCCGAACACGAGGGTGCCGGGTTCGACGCCCTGCGCGAGGGCATCGGACATCGCACGGGCTCCCGATTCCCGTCGGAAGTCGCCCCGGAGCACGCGGTCGACGCTGCCGCCGCCCGACTCGAAGCCGGCACGGAAGCCGGCGAGACGCTCGTCGGAGGTCAGCACTCCCTCGGCGGCGCCGATCGCGATCGCCGAACGGTAGCCGAGCGACGCCATCTGCCGGCCGAGCGCGGCGGCGCCCGCGCGGTTGTCGATCTCGACGTGACGGTTCTCGGCGCTGCCCGCTCCGAAGGTCACGACGCGTCCGCCGAAGCGGGCGTACTCCGCGAGTTCGCGGGCGGTGTCGGAGTCGGTCGGCTCATCGGTGCGGGAGGCGGCGAGGATCAGTCCCTGGGGGCGCTGTCCACGCAGGGCGCGCACGATGCGCGCTTCGCGGGCCGGGTCGCGTTCGGTGATCGCGATCGTCACGACGAGGCCCTGCTCGTCGGCGCCGCGCGCGACTCCTGCGGCGATCAGTCCGAAGTACGGGTCGGCGATGTCGGCGACGAGAAGGGCGATCACCGGCGAGCTGCCGCGGGCGGTCGCCTGCGCCGAGGCGTTGGCGGTGTATCCGAGTTCCGCGGCCGCCTGCTCCACTCGCTCGCGGAACGACTCCGCGACCTTGCGCTCAGACCCGTTCAGCACGCGGGATGCCGTGGCGAGCGAGACTCCGGCCTCGCGGGCCACGTCGTGCAGGGTCGGCGCCGTCCCTCGGGAGTGGCGCGGCTGGCGCGCGCGGGAAAGGCTTTCCTGCTGGCTCATGCCCTGAGCATACTGCGGGGCGGCCCCCGCGCCCGGGAGCCGACCGGTATCCCGCACCCGCGTGATCGCGGCGATGTCGGCCATCAGTTCGAGAGGTAGGAGCGCAGGGCCGCCGCCTCGCCGGGCAGCAGCGCCGGGTCGTCGTTCGGCACGAACTCGAGCAGGGCGTCGCGGGGCGGCCTCGGGGCCGAGAGCGCTTCGGCGAAGAAGCGCGTCCAGAGGGCATCCCGCGCCCGCAGCGGACGTCGTTCCTGCGCGGGCCACCACGAGAACACGTGCGCCGCACTGGTGTGCGCGGCGACCGCGCGGTACTCGCCCAGCACCTCGTCGACGGCGGCCCCGACCGTCGGCTGCCAGTAGGTGCTGAGCGCGGGACTGGCCACCTCGGCGAGCACCCGCAGCGCCGTCGGCGCCGTGTCGGCGAGGGTGCCGGAATGGAACTCCAGCGCCAGCTCGATCCCCCGTGCGGTCGACTCCGCCGTCGCGTCGCGCAGGCGCGAGATGACATCCGCCCAGTGCGAGGGCGACGCCTCCGCCGACCCGAGTTCGCCGGCCCAGACGCGCACCCGATCGACGCCGAGCGCCGCCGCGGTGTCCAGGATCGGTGCGAGGGGCTCATCACGCCCGGCGCGGAAGTACGATCCGTACGAGCACGACGTCAGCCCGGCATCTGTCGTCGCCTGCGCCACGGCGACGGCGCGCTCGACATCGCCCGGGGCGACGTGCACGTCGGCGCCCCACTCGACGACCTCGAGTCCGGCCTGCGCCGCGAGCTCGATCACCCGTTCTGCGGGCAGCGACCGGAAGGTCACCGAGCACAGGCCAGGTCGGATCGTTCCCGTTCGGATCTTCGTCATACGGTCATCATCTCAAGGGGCGGCACGCGGTCACGGCGTCTGTCTGCAGGACCGAAGCACGGATGCAGGACCCGACCGACATCCTCATCCTGCATCCGTGCCCGCGTCCTGCAGACGAACGGGGAGGACGAACGAGGCCGACGAACGAGGCCGACGAACGAGGGCCGACGAACGAGGACGCGAACGAGGGCTGACGAACGAGGGCCGACGAACGAAGGCCGGGACGCGAACGAGGACAGACTCATGCCGGCCTCGAACACCGCGATCGGCCACCCGTGCGTCACGTCAGGTGGGGCGAGACCGCGGCGCCGAACGCCTCGGCCGTGCGCCGCACGACGTTCTCGGGAGCATCCGCCCAGATGTCGGCGTGGAAGATCTCGACCTCGATGTCTCGGTCGTATCCGGTCTCGATCACCGCGCGAGTGAGCGAGCCGAAGTCGATCACGCCGTCGCCCGGGTAGTGGCGAGACAGCAGCACGTCGGCGGCGAGCGGGGTCTTCCAGTCGCACACCTGGTAGGTCGCGATGCGGCCCTCGCGGCCGGCGCGCGCGATCTGCTCGAGCACCTGCGGATCCCACCAGATGTGGAAGGTGTCGACCGCCGCGCCCACGACCTGCGCATCGAAGTCCGCCGCGATGTCGAGCGCCTGGCCGAGGGTCGACACGACCGCACGATCGGACGCGTACATCGGATGCAGCGGCTCGATCGCCAGCGTCACCCCCGCCGCCTTCGCGTCGGCGGCGAGATCTCCGATCGCATCGCGCACACGTTCACGCGCACCGATCAGGTCGCGGGACCCCGCCGGAAGGCCGCCTGCCACCAGGACGAGCACCGCCGTCGACCCCTCGGCCCCGGCGGCCGCGAGCGTCGCGGTCTCCTCGATCGCTCGACGGTTGTCGTCGAGCGCGGCGAGGCGCTCCGTGCCCTCGGGGAGGGTGAAGAACCCGCCGCGGCAGTGCGTGCTGAACCGGAGCCCCGAGTCGGCGAGCATCTGCGCGGCCCTGTCGAGTCCGACCTCGTGCACAGGCTCGCGCCACAGACCGATCGCCTGGATACCGGCATCCGCGGTCACCCGCAGTGCGGTCGCGAGGTCGGCGTGCTTGATCGTTGCCTGGTTGATCGACAGGCGAGGATCGACGGTCACCGTGCCACGCTCCCTGCATCGATGCCGTTCAGGCGCAGCATCCCGTGCCAGCGCTCGCGCGCGAGGTCGGGGTTCTCGAGCGCCAGAGAGTCGTTCGCCAGCTCGACGATGCGGCTCAGGTGCGGCAGGCTGCGTGCCGAGTGCAGGCCGCCGACCATCTGGAAGGCGGGCTGGTGCCCGTTGAGCCACGCGAGGAACGCGACGCCCGTCTTGTAGTAGAAGGTCGGAGTCGCGAACACCTGGCGGCTCAGTTCTTCGGTCGGCCCGAGGATCTCGAGGTAGCGTGCGGGGTCTCCGGCATCCAGAGCCTGGATCGCGGCGGACGCCACCGGCGTGATCGCCGCGAACGCGCCGAGCAGCGCGTCGGAGTGGCCCTCGCCCTGCCCCACTGTGTCGCCGCCGATCAGCCCGACGTAGTTGAAGTCGTCGCCCGTGAACATGCGCACGCCCTGCGTCGATTCCTGAGAGTGCAGGCGCTCGCGCACCGAGATCTCGGACTCGGCGTTCAGCAGGCTCATCTTCACGCCCGCGACCTTGTCGGGGTTCTCGGCGATGATGTCGAGCAGCACAGCGGATGCCGCCTGCCAGTCATCCGGAGCGCCACCCTGGCTCGACGACGACGAAGTGAAGTAGCCGGCGAGCTCGGGGTCGAAGGCCGGGCCGAGCCAGTGCAGCACCACCGGCACCGTGGCGGAGGAGAGCACCTCGCGGTAGACGCGACGGTAGTCGTCGGCGTTCTCGGCCACCCTGGCGAGGTGGCGAGAGGCCATGAGCACGGGCCCCGCCCCCTGCTCCTCGGTGAAGTGCAGCTGCGCGGTGTAGGCGTCGATGACCTGTTCGAGCGAGATGTGCGACTCGGCGATGTGGTCGGTGTTGACGCCGACCACGACCGAGCCGCCCTCCTCGCGGGCGACCTCGGCGCTGCGTGCGATGAGCTCGCGGGTCGCCGCGGCATCCAGTCCCATGTTCCGCTGCGCGGTGTCCATGGCATCGGCGACGCCGAGGCCCCAGGAGTAGACGTTGCGGCGGAACGCGAGCGTCGAATCCCAGTCGATGTCGGCGGGCCGGCCGGGGGTGTTGTCGGCGTGCACCTTCGGCACGACGTGGGCCGCGGCGTAGGCGACGCGGCTCTGCAGAGGGGCGGAGGGTCGCGTGTACCCACCGCCCTCGCGCAGCTCGGCATCCGTCACCGCACCCGCGGCGTCGAGGAGTCGGAGAGTGCTCATGCTCAGCCCAGGGTCAGCGGCGACAGGGCGACCTTGCGGCCCTCGGCGCTGGAGGTCAGGCCGGCCTCGGCGAACTGCACGCCGCGCGCTCCCGAGAGCAGGTCGAAGGGATACTTCGTGCCCTCGACGAACGAGACGAGGTACTCCTCCCACTGCTGACGGAACCCGTTGAGGAACACGTCGTTGGTGGGGATCTCCTGCCAGTCGGCGTCGTAGTCGTGCGAGTCCTCGAGGTCGGGGTTCCACACGGGCTTCGGCGTGGCGTTGCGGGGCTGGATCCTCGCGCCGAAGAGTCCGACGACCGCGGATCCGTGGGTGCCGTCGACCTGGAACTCGACGAGCTCGTCGCGGTTGACGCGCACGGTCCAGCTGGAGTTGATCTCGGCGACGATCCCGCCCTCGATCTCGAAGATGCCGTAGGCGGCATCTTCGGCGGTGGCGGTGTAGTGCTCGCCGTGCTCGTCCCAGCGGTCCGCGATGTGCACCGCGGCCTGGGCGTACACGCTCTTGACCTCGCCGAAGAGGTTCTCGAGCACGTAGTTCCAGTGCGGGAACATGTCGACGATGATGCCGCCGCCGTCTTCGGTGCGGTAGTTCCAGCTCGGGCGCTGCGCGGGCTGCCAGTCGCCCTCGAACACCCAGTAGCCGAACTCGCCGCGCACAGACAGGATGCGTCCGAAGAAACCGGAGTCGATGAGGCGCTTGAGCTTCTGCAGACCCGGGAGGTAGAGCTTGTCGTGCACGACGCCGGTCTTGACGCCGGCGGCATCCGCGAGGCGCGCGAGCTCGAGGGCCTCGTCGAGCGACTCGGCCGTGGGCTTCTCGGTGTAGATCGCCTTGCCTGCCGCGATCGCCTTGCGCAGCGCCGACGCGCGCGCTTTCGTCACGAGGAAGTCGGCGTAGATCTCCCACTTCGGATCGGCCAGCGCTGCGTCGAGGTCGGTCGTGTAGTCCTCGATGCCGTGCTTCGCGGCGAGCTCGGCGAGCTTCGCCTCGTTGCGGCCGACGAGGATCGGCTTCACCGTGATGCGGGATCCGTCGGGCAGCTCGATGCCGCCCCCGTCACGGATCGCGAGGATCGACCGCACCAGGTGCTGCCGGTAGCCCATGCGCCCGGAGACGCCGTTCATGATGATCCCGATCTCGCGGGTCGTCGCCTGTGACATTGCTGATCCGTTCTCTTCTTTCAGATCCCGCGTCTTCTGCGGGGAGATTCGTGTGGGCGATACTGAGCGGGTAAGCGCTTTCCGACAGCATGCCATGCCGGGGGGCGGGATGCAAGAAGACGCGGAAAACGCTCTCCTGGGGGTGCGGCGTGCGTGGTGGGCGCGTGGTGGGTGCGTGGTGGGTGCGTGGTGGGTGCCCGGCGGGTGCCCGGTGGGTGCGTGGTGGGTGCCCGTACCGGTGCGGGGTCGAAAACGCATCCGAATCGCCCGATACGGGTGCGAAAGTGACCCCGCACCGACCGAGGGCTGCGAAAGTGACCCCGCACCGACCGAGGGGGGTGGCGCGGGTGCGAAAGTGACCCCGCACCGCGGGCGGCTGCGAAACTGACCCCGTACCCGTGCGGGGTCGAAAACGCATCCGAGTCGCCCGATATGGGTGCGAAACTGACCCCGCACCGCGGGCGGCTGCGAAAGTGACCCCGTACCGGTGCGGGGTCGAAAACGCATCCGAATCGCCCGATACGGGTGCGAAACTGACCCCGCACCGGCGGAGGGGTGCGAAAGTGACCCCGCACCGCGGGCGGGGGTGGGGCGGATGCCGAATCGACCCCGCACCGGCCGGCGGATGCCGAAGTGACCCCGACTGCGGGCCGTCGGCGCTCATACGGCCCCGAGGGATACGGCCCCGAAGGCCGCGGACCCGAGGGACACGGCCCCGAGGTCCGCGGCCGGTTCCGGACGGTGCACGCCCCTCGGCTGGTAGCCGAGTTCGCCTGCGATCCCGAGGATGTCCGCGAGATACCAGACGATCGCGAGCCACATCTCGGTGCCCTGCAGGCCCGGCTCCGTCTCTGCGAGACCGCGGGTCGCCGCAGACGACTCACGGAAGCCGAAGCCCTCCCCCGGCCCCCACGCCTCGAGCGCGCCGGACAGCAGGCGCGCTGCGAGGCTCTGCACCTCGGCCGAGCGGTGACCCGTGCCGCGGGTCAGCCACAGCGGGTGCGCCACGTCGAGCACGTTGCACGCGTTGCGCATGCCCGGCGCGAACCAGCGAGGGTCTTCGGCATGCCTGAGCACAGTGTCGATCACCCGCTCAGGGTGCGGCAACGGCACCCCGAACTGCGCGAAGGTGCCTCGCGAGGCCCGGTAGAAACCGTTCACGACAGGCAGGAGCCCCCGGTCCGGCGTGGGGGAACCCCACATGCCCGTATCCGGGTCCGCGTTCAGCAGCAGCCAGCCGAACAGCGCCTCCACCACCCCGTCGGGGACCGGGATGCCGGCCTTTCCGGTCCACAGCAGTGCCGTGCCGAAGCCGTCGATGTGGTGCCCTGCGGTCCAGGCATCCGATGCCCAGGGCAGGCGCCGGCAGAACGCCACGACGCTGTCGGGTGTGGCCTGGGTCACCCAGGTGAGCGCTGCGGGGAACCTCGATCCGAGCAGATCGAGGCCGTACCCCGTACTCAGCACGTGATAGGCCGCATCACCGTCGGAGAAGTCGACCCCAGATCTCTGGCGCCCGTCAGCGTCGAGAGGCGCGACGGCACCGGTCGACGGGTTCTGCCAGGCATGCAGACGCCGGATCTGCTCGTCGACGGAGAGCTGCGGCGGTGCGGCGCCCGTCAGCAGATCGGCGATCTCGACGGCATCTGCCTGCGCCCTGATGGTCGCAGCGGCGCCGGGGCGATCGATGAACAGCCCGTCCTCGTCACTCCACGATCGGGCCAGCAGCGAGGCCGCATCCGCGCGCGCCCGGACTCCGAACCGAGCCAGCCGCTCGCCGAGGCCGCCCACGCCATCCGCGGCTCCCGGGCCGCCCGCGGCTCCCGGGCCGCCCGCGGCTCCGACTCCATCCACGACACCCCGGCCACCCCCGACCGTCGCGGCGTGTCCCGCATCCTCCGAGACCTCGAGCGCAGGCCCGGCACCGGCGCCCGGCGAGGACGCAGCACCGACCGGTTCGACGCGCCAGCGCAGGAAGCGCGCGGGGTTTCCTGCGACGATCGCGCCTGCCGGCACGTCCTTGGTGACCACGGCGCCCGCCGCGATGACCGCGTGCGAGCCGACGCAGACCCCGTCGAGGATCACGGCGTGCGACCCGATCCACACGTCATCGCCGACCACGATGCCCCTGCAGGTCAGCGGCTGCCGGAACACGGGCGTGCCGGGCTCCATCGAGTGGTTGAATCCCAGGATCGAGGTGTGCGCGCCGATGCGGACGGCATCGCCGAGAGTCACCCTCCCGCGGATGACGGTGTACGGGTTGATGCTGCAGTCGGCGCCCGCCGCGAGCTCACCCGACAGGTACGCCCCGGCAGCGATGTACGTGCGATCGCCGAGCCGAAGCACGTCGTGGTCGACCGACGCGAGGTGCGAGATGAAGCACCGTTCACCGAGCCGGCGCTCGGGGTACCCCTCGGTGAGCACGCGCTGACGCTCGAGCTGCTCCTCGCGCTGGGACCGGTCGGCATCGCGCCAGAAGTCCCAGGGCGAGAACTCCCGCGGATCGACGGCCTCGCTCATGCGCTCAGCTCCATGTCCACTCGCGTGATCACCTGTGACGGCACACCGCCATGCAACAGCGCCTCGACGTCGTCGAGGGCCGAATCGGCGAGCCGCCGAGCCTCGGTCCCCATGGAGCCGGCGATGTGCGGGGTGAGCGCGACGTTCGGCAGCCCGCGCAGCGCCGAATCGAACGGCAGCGGATCGGGTTCGGTGACGTCGAGCACGGCATCCAGTCGTCCCGACCCGCACTCGGCGAGCAGCGCCTCGTGATCGAGGATCCAGCCGCGTGCGGTGTTGATGATCGTGGCGCCGTCACGGAGCGCCGCCAGCTCCGCCGCGCCGATCATGTGCCGGGTCTCGGGCAGCGCGGGTGCGTGCAACGACAGAACGTCCACCTGTCCGAGCATCTCGCCGAGGGGCAGCAGTTCCGCCCCGGCGGCGGCCACGGTCTGCGGCGAGACGAAGGGGTCGGCGACGAGGATGCGGATGTCGTCGAGCTGCCCCAGCATCCGCACCACCCTGCGTCCGATCCTCGAGAAGCCGACGACGCCGACGGTCCGGCCGACGCTGCCGTACCGCGTGGAGCCCACCAGATCACGCCACTCGAGCACCGTGGACGGCGAGCGCATGTGCACGAAGGCGCGCTTGAAGGCGAGGATGATCGCGGCGAAGGTGTACTCGGCGACCGGCACCGCGTTGGCGTCGGCTGCCGAGGTCACGGTGATGTCGCGGCGCCACAGATCGTCGGAGACGAGCTGCTGCACGCTGCCCGCGGCATGCACCACGGCGCGCAGTCGCGGCATCCGGTCGAGGAGCTCCGCGTCGAGACGCGGGGCACCCCACGAGGTGAGCAGGATCTCGGTGTCGCTGAGATCGCCCTCGTCGATCGCGAGCCGGGGCGATGTCGCCAGTGCCCGCAGTCGCGTGAGGCGCGCGTCGTCGAAGAGCAGATCGAAGACGTCGGGACTCATCGCCGTGCGGACCGTCACGCGCGCACTCCTTCGACGTCGAGCACCGCTTCGATGTCGAGCACGGGGCGGAGAGTGAACCGACTGTTCGCCCACGCCACATACAGCGCAGGCGCGCAGGTCAGACCGATCGCGATCGCGGGCATGGTGGTGAAGAGTCCGATCTGCACGCCGAGCACGGCGAGGGAGAGCGCCGTGAGATACCACCGCCGCACGCAGAGGTACAGCACGGCTCTGACGATGTCGCGCATCCGCGCACCGGGCGCCTCTGCCAGAGCGACGAGCGCCACCAGGGCGGTGGCCACCGCGATCACCGTGAGCAGCGCCAGCACCGGCACGATCATGACGGATGCCGCCGATTCCGAGACGGCTCGCACATCGACGAGCAGCACGACGACGGATGCCGTGGCCGCCGCGCCGATCAGCATGGCCTTGCGGGCCGTCGCCTTCCAGCCGCGGAGGAAGGAGCGCACCACCTGCGGTTCGCCGCGGCCGTGCTCACGGAATGCGGTGAACGCTCCGGTCAGCGCCGGCGCGGCCAGCGGTGCCGCGAGCGTCAGGAGCGGCCACGACAGTGCAGGGTCGGTGGTGATCAGCAGCACCACGAGCGGGGAGGCCGTGACGAGCACGAGGAAGTTCACCATCAGGCCCAGGTAGACGACTCCGAGGATCGAGGCCCACGCGTCGTGCGAGATGCGCTTCATCGCTCAGCCCTTCAGTCCGCTGGTGGCGATGCCCTCGACGAAGTACTTCTGCCCGAGCAGGAAGATGATCGCGATGGGGAGCACCGAGATCGTGAGTCCGGCGAACAGCAGTGCGTAGTTCGTGTCGAAGAGGTTCGAGACGAAGCTCTTGAGGCCGAGCTGGATCGTCCACAGGTCGGGGTTTCGCAGGTAGATCAGCGGACCGAGGTAGTCGTTCCAGGTGTTCACGAATGTGAGCAGGGTGAGGCTGGCGATGGCGGGGATCGACAGCGGCAGCATGATGCGGCGCCAGATGGCGTACTCGCTGAGACCGTCGAGCCGCGCGGCCTCGCTGAGCTCCTCGGGGATCGTCTCGTAGTACTGCTTCATGAGGAACACGCCGAAGGCACCGAAGGCCTGGAGCAGGATGATCGACCAGAGCGTGTTCGACACCTTCAGATTCGACAGCAGGATGAACTGCGGGATCATGTACGACTGCCACGGCACCGCGATCGTGCCGATGTAGACGAGGAACAGGATGTCGCGACCGGCGAACTTCATCCGCGCGAAGCCATAGGCGGCGAACGACCCGGTGAGCACCTGCAGGAACGTCACGCTGACGGCCAGGAACAGGGTGTTGCGGATCCAGACGAGCATGTTCGACTTCGTCCAGATGTCGATGTAGTTCTGCCACACGAACGTCTCCGGCACCCAGACGACGGGCACTGAGAACACCTCGTTGGCGTTCTTCAGCGAGCTCATGACCATCCAGAAGAACGGCGCGAGGAGGCCGATCGCCGCGATGATCAGCGCGATGTAGCCGAGGGTGCGACCGATCGTGAGCCGGGATCGGGTACGTCCGACGGGAGCGGGGGCGCTGAGCTTGCGCAGCGTGCCTCCGGTGACGAGGACCTGGGTCTCGGTCATCATGCGCTCCGCTTCTTGTTCCAGAGGAACTGGCCGATGGTCACGAGGATGCAGAGGAAGAACAGCGCGACGGCTGCGGCCGAGGCGTAGCCGAACTGCGACTCCTCGAAACCCTTCTTGTAGATGAACTGCGACAGCACGAGGGTCGACTGTCCGGGTCCCCCGTCTGTCATGACGAGGATCAGGTCGAAGATCTTGAACGAGTTGATGGTGAGCATCACCGTGACGAAGAACATCGTGGGTCGAAGCGAGGGGATC
Protein-coding regions in this window:
- a CDS encoding carbohydrate ABC transporter permease, whose product is MTETQVLVTGGTLRKLSAPAPVGRTRSRLTIGRTLGYIALIIAAIGLLAPFFWMVMSSLKNANEVFSVPVVWVPETFVWQNYIDIWTKSNMLVWIRNTLFLAVSVTFLQVLTGSFAAYGFARMKFAGRDILFLVYIGTIAVPWQSYMIPQFILLSNLKVSNTLWSIILLQAFGAFGVFLMKQYYETIPEELSEAARLDGLSEYAIWRRIMLPLSIPAIASLTLLTFVNTWNDYLGPLIYLRNPDLWTIQLGLKSFVSNLFDTNYALLFAGLTISVLPIAIIFLLGQKYFVEGIATSGLKG